In Theileria annulata chromosome 3, complete sequence, *** SEQUENCING IN PROGRESS ***, the sequence GCCGCTTGTACTCAATTAGGTAGCCTTCAGAATATGGTGCCAGTAGTACCATAAGGAATGCACCTACAAGCTGGATTGGTAAAATAACATCTTCATCACTGGCTATTCCAGGAAATCCTACAGCCAGTGATATTTCAtgacacatataaaatataatagatAGTGCAGTGGACATTTTGGGTTGATTAATGATAGCACGGGATATTGCAGAGTCTCTATAATGAAGTGAGTATACAAATATGATTGCTAGGATGATCATTAGAATGACAAAAACATCACATAAATGCCAAGTAGGCATACCAGATTTACCAGATTGCCAAGTCATTAGTTTACCACCAATACAGCAATAATTCTGATAATTAGTGGACTTTTCATTTGTAGATGTATAGTGGAAGTCGTTGAGATTATATTTGACATTAGTGATGGAGGAGGCAGTTAGAGTACCACTATTGAATGTGAGAGTTCCTGTGATACCACCAGACAGATCGAGACGAGTGTTGGTTCCTGAGAGGGTCAGACTTTCATTAGGTTCAGTGCCACTTCCTGTGGATTTGGATTTGGTGCCAGGCTTGAGTTCTAGATTGAGGTTGGTAGGTTTACCATTATTATTGGCATTGAGATCAGTATCATTGAGATTGAGTTCCTTCTTATCGGTAGTACCTGGACCAATAATCACACTTCCAAGGCCAAGACCTTCTTTTTTAAGGCCACTGCCGGTGAAGAGTAGGTCATGATCTTTTTTGAGAGCAGTTTCTACAGTACCACCACTAATAGGTGTGACTTTCTTGGTGGTGGTTATTGAACCATTGGCCTTGAGGGTATTACTAGTACCGTTGAGAGTGATTGTAACTTCTGCCAGCTTTAGTTTGAGGTTGATGTTGGCAGAAGTTTGGTCTTTGATCTGATTGATGGAAGCAGTTTGACCACTAACATCTAATGTGACCTCTTGAACAACAGTACCACTATCTTTCAGTGTTAGAGTATGACTACTTTCAAGTTGAGTGAGGTTAATGGTGGCTTGGGTAATAGGATCTGATTCAGTGGCTGTGCCGAACGGATTATGACTTCCACCCCAATTACCCAACCATACAAATGGACCCAAATCATGTTTCTTTAGCAGAGCTACAATCACTGGTGGGACAGCTGTGGCTATTAGGAGTATCATATCAATCCTATCAACTAAATAGAATGGTACGATCATACCAGGTGCAATGGCTGGATATATCATGTAAACTAGACCCATACCTACTATGATCATGAGGACGGGAGAAAAATTATGCCATCTATTACTGTCATACCTACATGAACCAGCATTTTTGGCAGAATAATGAGTATGTGTTGGAAAACCACCTTTATGATTATGACCATCAGCTGCTGTAGGATAATTAGTGCAAGCAACTTCATCAGAGGAATAGGATAACTGGTTCCCAGTGGGATTGAGAGTGAGTCTATTGCACTTAGTACCTGAGCCACCAGTTGGCTTGAACTTTATGGTCCATATCAGAGCTGCAGTGAATGAGATCATGATTGCAGCTATAATATCCACAAAAACTACAATGTAATCTGAGTTCCATTTCCTTCTGTTACCAAACATGAGTGTGGTTAAATAATGAACAACTGAAGTAAACAATGGAAAAGAGTTTTCACCAACCATATACCAAGTAATAGTACCATCATCATCCTGTGCATATACCAACACCATTTCAATACCGAAATTGAATCCAGAAAATGCGATGATCCAATAATGGGCAGTTAGATGACCCTGTTCACCACCCATCAAATATACTATTAGAAGTATGACATAAGTGAGGAAGTCTATCCACATACAAAGAATGGATGGCCAGGTAATTATAGACTCCTTATCTACACCAGAACGTATTCGGAGCTGATCCATAATGTTTCCAATAACAATACTTGGCAGACACCAAAGTTCCAATGAACTAGACATCCTTCTAACAAATATACTAAAAAGATCCTCAGGCAACTTAAATCTAATGAGCGCATATGGAGCTGAACTATAACATAGCCTAATATTAAGCATCATAGAAAACCCTGCAAAAATGAATGCAGCTGTCTTCAAAGGATCTTCCTGAGCACCCATTGTTGCGATATCAACCTAGTTATACGATACCAGGGGTGATAACTGGTCtatattactatattacagaaatattacttaaaatcacagtatccatcaaaacaaacattaaactttatcatataaaatatactatatatcAAAAAATGAAAGGTAATCatatatgaaaaatattataacaTTAGAGGCATCAAGTAAGTGTAAATGAAATAAACACAGTACGATAATAAACTTGAGAGCACGATAAGCCATAGCACATACCTAAAAGGAAAAtcattgaataaatataattacctccttttattattctttttattaCTTTGTTTTAATTCACTTAATATGTTTAcagaattatttttactcTTGGAAACATTGTCCTCTACTTTACTTAATCCTTCCTCTTGTACACTTATTATACTTGAAAtatcattaaaaatatcatacgtctaataataacattagttatagtatatctaatagtatatagtaattaCTTGTAAGATTTggtttttaatttgtttaatattattattacgTATATTAACAATGGAATCAGAGAGAAGTAGTtctttatcatttaaattaaataatggaattaactcttcattaattaaaatatcaccggtattattattatcataaaTGAACTCATCGTACACATCATTTGTATAGGTTCTAGAACTATTAGAATCTATAGCGGTACTACAACTACTGCTACCACTATTAATCATATCTGATAAGTTGTTGATATGGGTAATTTCACGTTGAAATTGGTTGTAGAgtttttgataattattttcattatattgtaaatttggAGATTGCTGTATTTGGAGCTCCCATTCCACAAGATAACCTTTCGTTACGCTAATTAGAGAGTTTACATTTTCCAATTTGTTCCTCAAAGTCTCAAGTAACTTATTCGAATAAAACTTGTTACTCAAATCTCCAACctaacaaatattaattaaatcattgTTATTAAGgagttaaaataatttattacattgtgttgtatgtataaaatatcaGCTTTAATGTGTTTAATGTTATTTGAAACTAATTTCTCATATTTGACATTCGAACCAGAttctaattaaaattaaacttaattaataattaaattaccAAAAGAAGGaacttttaatttattcaaatacATTTCTATTATCTATAACTCATTATAAAGTAATAACACATTATGAAACATATAACACATTACATGGAAAATAACATGTTGTCggtgtaaaataaattataattttaaaaattaaattactGTTATGATATATTAcagttaaaaaattaaaataaaacagTATGTTGAGGAATTTTTAGCACCACAACCTGAACGTTGAGATTAAATGAGAAAACATATTTCGAATCCTTCAAATCTCCCCTCctcattatttattgatattttaagTGTCCAAATTGTATTATACACCTTTATTGTGTTAATATTTCGAGGATTTATTAACACATACTCTCccatttaatattttacattaatctcttcattcattaatttacagTATTTCTATAAATATAGTTTTCTAAACCAATAATCgataaatgaataataagaTAAATCAATTcttaaatgtgtatattaataatggaaTGTGCATTAGAAATGGATTTTGTATAGTAATCATGGAACGCATTTTAATAGTGGATTCTGTATAATAGTAATGAAATATTTCAGTTAGTTTTGGAATGTGTATAAATACATTCTGGTATGATGaagattaataa encodes:
- a CDS encoding Tpr-related protein family member, putative (note;~Tap-24g11.q1c.C.cand.94 - score = 47.70;~9 probable transmembrane helices predicted for TA04240 by TMHMM2.0 at aa 10-29, 84-106, 116-138, 145-167, 182-204, 276-298, 603-625, 646-668 and 673-695), with translation MGAQEDPLKTAAFIFAGFSMMLNIRLCYSSAPYALIRFKLPEDLFSIFVRRMSSSLELWCLPSIVIGNIMDQLRIRSGVDKESIITWPSILCMWIDFLTYVILLIVYLMGGEQGHLTAHYWIIAFSGFNFGIEMVLVYAQDDDGTITWYMVGENSFPLFTSVVHYLTTLMFGNRRKWNSDYIVVFVDIIAAIMISFTAALIWTIKFKPTGGSGTKCNRLTLNPTGNQLSYSSDEVACTNYPTAADGHNHKGGFPTHTHYSAKNAGSCRYDSNRWHNFSPVLMIIVGMGLVYMIYPAIAPGMIVPFYLVDRIDMILLIATAVPPVIVALLKKHDLGPFVWLGNWGGSHNPFGTATESDPITQATINLTQLESSHTLTLKDSGTVVQEVTLDVSGQTASINQIKDQTSANINLKLKLAEVTITLNGTSNTLKANGSITTTKKVTPISGGTVETALKKDHDLLFTGSGLKKEGLGLGSVIIGPGTTDKKELNLNDTDLNANNNGKPTNLNLELKPGTKSKSTGSGTEPNESLTLSGTNTRLDLSGGITGTLTFNSGTLTASSITNVKYNLNDFHYTSTNEKSTNYQNYCCIGGKLMTWQSGKSGMPTWHLCDVFVILMIILAIIFVYSLHYRDSAISRAIINQPKMSTALSIIFYMCHEISLAVGFPGIASDEDVILPIQLVGAFLMVLLAPYSEGYLIEYKRHDPQHWPTEGMTPWNFLFVSYYLSSI
- a CDS encoding syntaxin, putative (note;~Tap-24g11.q1c.C.cand.94 - score = 47.70;~1 probable transmembrane helix predicted for TA04245 by TMHMM2.0 at aa 278-300), which produces MRRGDLKDSKYVFSFNLNVQVVVLKIPQHTIIEMYLNKLKVPSFESGSNVKYEKLVSNNIKHIKADILYIQHNVGDLSNKFYSNKLLETLRNKLENVNSLISVTKGYLVEWELQIQQSPNLQYNENNYQKLYNQFQREITHINNLSDMINSGSSSCSTAIDSNSSRTYTNDVYDEFIYDNNNTGDILINEELIPLFNLNDKELLLSDSIVNIRNNNIKQIKNQILQTYDIFNDISSIISVQEEGLSKVEDNVSKSKNNSVNILSELKQSNKKNNKRRYVLWLIVLSSLLSYCVYFIYTYLMPLML